The nucleotide sequence GAAGACTATGAAATGGGATCTGAAGAACATTTTTAGGAGCAGAATAGTGATACATTAGTGTGCAGACTGTATAAATCAGCATTTCTCAACATATTAACAGGATTTTCTCCAACATACAAATAAAAGctatatttcctttttttctaagTAAAGACAAATGACAGTAATTTGGATTTGAGTTACAAGTTCTGGAGAAATGAAAACAGTTTTTATCATCTCTGGGTTGTGTTTGGCATTTAGGAGCTACATTCACAACATGGAATCATGTTTTatagtttttctttattttaaagtagGCTTTGCTTTAAGGCCAACAAAGATCATACAGGAATAAACTAGTGCCATCGGCATATTGACAGACtttgaaatgttgcttttattccctGTATGTTCTCTTTCTGGACACACTAAGAGGACACGGAGGGCGTGAAGGGAAGAATTTCCAAAAAGGCTGGTTTTAAAAGCTGATCTATACAAGTGTCAATCTTTCCTGGCAACGCCACGTTCCCTTTTGAATTGAAAGCAGTCATGCTGAGTCAAATCACTTAGTGCTTTTACCCATCAAACCTGTCTAAATGATAGCAGAGTATTAGCCTGTATGTATTGAGTAACCTCATAAGGTTATTCACTGTAAAGTttgaataaaaaacacacagctcAGCAGAAATCTCCAGACGCATCACATTTATTGGGGGTCGTTTTAGAGCCTCGGAGGAAGTCACGATTGGGAGTCTTCTCAGGCCGGAAAAGCGGCTGAATCTGCGTGAGGGCTGCACCCTCTGAGAGAAGCTGCACCCTCTGAGAGAAGCTGATGCGTACCGACTTGCCTGATGGTTTATACTGCCGTGATTTAGAGGAAACCTGTCCCACGAGGGCgtcatgcacacgcacgcaacCCCGAACTCTTAAAGACCTCTGGGCCAGCTGAGCGATAAGATGAGAGGAAGTACGTGGGTGTGAAATAGCTGCGGTGTGGGACTTTTCTGCATTCACACAACCTAAGTGCAGACCCTGGTTTGTATTAGAGCTGTTCGGGCTGGTGGGAATACGCAGACGCCGATGACACCCACACACGTCACGGACGTCTGCGTGGACACGGCATTCCCACAAACACGCAATCTGCAAGTAAACACCCCTGTGACACGCCCGCGGCAATGCATCCCATCATGCAAGGGGCGCACTTCCTGAAATAGAATCTACAGAGGCTGAATTTACCCGCGGCGCAGTAAAACTTGAACCCCAGGAGCATCACTGGGATCATTAACAAACCCAGAGGGCCCCACAAGACTCCCTTTGTTTCTTAATTAATGCAAACACAAAACCCGTGATGACATTGACAGTTGGGCGGTCCATATATCAACGTCTGTGACACATGAACTTTCCCCATTTATCACCACAAAGGCCTAATGGTCCCCATAAGACTGCGTTTTCGAGCACAGCACAAGAGACTTTTGTGGCAGATTCGTGGAAGCACACAGTGCGTTTACGCCAACAGTGGCCAGTGTGTTAATTGATAGCCGTGCATGTGAAAGCAACTTCATTTCACTCTTCATGtaagggtgtgtgggtgtgtgtaagGCGCCCATGGGTGTGCTGGAGGCACCAGATGCCGACAGTCCTCGCCCTCTGTGCACGGGGGGCTCAAGGGCCTCCTGAGAAGCGTGAAAGCACATCATCTTTCCCTTTTCTGCAGATAAACCCAGCAATGGAGACTTGTTCTCTCCAACTTCCTGTGGGACGGCCACTCGGTTTGATGTttgtcaaaaaaaaacagacgcacacacaaaaaaacacccacTCCGAGACAGAGACACAAATCACGTTTAATTAGCCTGACACAAAAACGGCACTTTGTGTTGGATTTCGGGAAGGATTGAGAGGGGGAGCGATTATGAGACGCTGCAATCAAACGTCGGTCATCAAGAGAAAACATAAAGATcctggggtgtttttttttactgtcataATTGCCAACTTTGGTTTTTGTGGCTGCTATTAAGGAGGAAATGGAGCTGCAAACAGCATTTTCAACTTTCCACTCAGCCAGAGCCGGGATCAGAAATAGCATTTGTCCCTCCCCGTACGTCGATATGTCCAGGGAAGAGCAGAATTGCTGGGAAAGCCCTTGAAACAAAGGGAGCGGTAGGGGTGGCTCCTCTCAGAGCCCCCATCCACAGGCTATTGAttgtgtatttgtttatttggtTAGAAAGGAGCGCGGCGATCATGTTTCCCCCGATCAGAGCGGATTAGAGGAGAAAAACGAGGCTGCATGAATCAGGGTGTGAGATGTGACCTTTCTACTGGATCTCATGTCATTATGCTGCAGCCATTAGATCAGCTCGAGCAGCATCAAGCCTCTttggaaaagaaacaaatacaatatatatttttttaagtgtaacttaaGGACAGGAGGGTCAAATACTCCTGTTTTTTGAAGGCATTGCTGGTGTTCGCTACAAACAAATAGCACTTAGCCAAATAGGCAAAGTTGAATCACCAAGATTCTTTTTATATAAAACGCGCATACAGGTTAGAGCCTCCTGCGGTCTGTTTCGTAGGCATAAACCTTCCCTCTGAGCGGAGGAGCCAGTTGTCCTTTTAAATCGAATGAGCACAGAAAGATCTGTGCGACTGTAGCCACTGTGGACGACCGCGGCTCAGCTCCAGTCGCAGTCACGGTTTTTACTGCACTAGATGCCCCTAATTCATGTAATTGGGTAATATCGAGCTCCCCCGGAACATCTGTTATTCCTGGATGAGCTCCAGAAGCTCATCTTTGGTGTAAATTAACACATTGGGGCAGAGGAGACTGTTGTTTAAACTGGAGATTGAGTTTAATGGTTATGCTCCTGAACGATGCAGACACATGGTCCTCTCGGGTAATGCTGGACTAATGTGAATCCAAACACTCCTCTAATGGGGGCCATTAAAGCCCACATTTGCAAGAACTATTCATTTTTTATGAGGAGGGGTAGATCTGTCGGCGCCTCGTATTGGGGGCATTCACCCTCACTGGTTGCATCTCTCACAGTGTCTGCTGGATTTAAGCGTCAGGGGGGCAATTTTGGGGTAGAGCAGCGTAGATTTGGGGGTCTGGATATGTCCTTGAGATGGTTTTGAATGGATCAGATTATATTTTAAAGGAAGACGTTTAACATAGTTgggtttttgccttttttaattcaaattaaaGGGGGGGAAGCCCTTAAAGTGCAAAACTACAAAATCCACAAAAAAGTGGTTACTACTCTGTAGCTTAtaaaataaaggggaaaaaatgctaTTGGCAAAAGAATGTATTCTGTGAAATTGGTTTTTGAAAGCTTGTGAAAGTTTACTGTCAAACGGAACAAAGGAGATTAGCGAGGAGCTCAGGAAGAGGCTTGTTGCTGCTCATCAGACTGGAAAATATTACAAAAGCATCTGTAAAGTGTTTGGACTCCAGTGATCCCCATTTGGACACTGTGTACAAATGGAGGAAATTCAAGATGATTGCTCTCCTTTCAGGAGTGATTGAACAACAAAGCTCACAAAGATCCATGACAAAGAGCCAGAAAGATCACAGGAGAACTTCCATGTATCCGACTGCCTTACAGTTACTGgctaaaggtaaaaaaaatcctaattcCAGCACAACCTTCTGGGAAATGCCGTGGTGACGTGTCAGAATTAAGACTTCCTCAGCTgggtgggggaaaaaatcattCTAAATTACCAGAGAATTTTCAAGATGAATACCAGGACTTTGAAATGAATCCCAGGACAGCATGAGATGTCATTAAAATACAGTCAAAGAGGAGCACAAATGTCAAAGTCCAACTCAATGACGTGTTGGGACTTGAACCATGAGTCCAATAtctttattgttcttttttcatAATATGATGTTAGATTCTGATGaatgtgcgtacgtgtgtgtgtgaggggggggggggggggggggggggggctgagatgCAGTAATGATGTAACTCAATCGATGTTTCTCCTCCGGCAGGCTGATGTTGCtcctcactgacagacaggtCATCTTCTGCGGAGGCACCTGCTGTCCCGCTGCGCTGCAGAAGCtctgggagggagaggggagagagagagacatagagagagagagaggagagagagagggagagagagggagaggggggaggttGTTGCACAGCTGGATTGAAATGCGGGCCCGTTAACACCTGAACGGACCCCGAACGTCAGAGCACCACCCGCGGAGCCCCGCGCCAGCGTTGGACTTCCAGAGATCCGGAGATGGTGCCGCGTGTgccgggcggcggcggcggcggcgcgacGTGCGGGACCACCGGCACCCTTCTGTCGGCGTGTTTGCTCTCCGCGTGTCAGGCGCTCCGGAGCTGCGGGGAGGTCCAGTGCGGCGACGGTCAGCAGTGCTGTCCTCCCATCGTCGCCGGGAACGGCAGCGTGAGCTCGGCGGTGCGCTGCTGCAAGCTCCCCATCCACATCTTCTTCGACAACGTCGGCTGGTTTACGCGGAAGCTGTCGGGCATCCTGatcctcttgctcctcttcgCCATGGGATACTTCATCCAGCGGATCATCTGCCCGCGGCCTCGGCGGCACCAGCAGCATGACCGCAGCGAGGAGCCCTCCCTCTTCCACGGCCACGCGTCTGCGTCCCAGGACTCCCTGCTGGACCGGTACCCCGAGTACAGCGTCGGAGGCTTCGCCTCCCCGAACCTGCCCGCCTACGACGAAGTGAAATATCTGCCCACGTACGAGGAGAGCATGCAGGAGATGCACAGGGACCGATCCGACGATAACCTTCTGCTGGAGGACGAGAGGGGCTGTCCGGGCAGGACGGGAGCGGGGGAGCCGAGGCGGGATGTCCTGGAGGGGTCGGACCCGCAGCACAGCCCGAGGACAGCCCGGAACTCTGTCTGAGCAGAGACAATCCAGCATAATCAGGCTCATTATCCTGTAGATGTAAACTCAAGTGCAATTATAATCCTGCAGGAGGCTGAGAGGACGCACCTGTTCGGTAAATCTGTGAGGGATTACGCTCTTTTGTACACTAAGGAGATTATGAAGTAGGAGAAGGCGGCTGAGATTCACACTTTTGCTGATACAAGGACAGCTCATTTGGTCCCGGAACAATCGCATTAAGATTCACCCTAATTTCAAGTGGCagcatgaaaaagaaaagaaataagctTTTCTTACccctttatttccttttattgtTGAGTATTCTGCTGGACTCGAATGACCCCCGTTTCTATTATATTATTTTAAGAATTTGCATACAAAGgaagttttttctttctcttattCACCTGAAATAGAGAGTGATGGGCTTGGATATCATTAGACGCTTCTTTAAATCAGCCAGAGCAAtattcatctcacacacacacacacacacacacacacacacacacacactcacacacacagataagtGTTTTATCAGTGATCTGAGCCACTTTAAACAACCCTCCTGTCTTGAGGACACATGTATCAGCGTCTCCCAGATTTCAAACTCAGGGAGATTAATGCTGGCACACAGATCGAGCTGAGCtgccaaagacaaaaaaaagacagatcaAAAGTGTTCagacaaaggaagaaaaaaacacgGACGGATGTCTCAACATTACAATAAGGGCGAGACAGACAGAATGACATCATGTCTTCGTTGAGACACGGAtgcctcttttttctctccgaCATTAAATTTGTAAATGTTCGTCTTTAATTTGCATTAGGGGgagggtggggtgtgtgtgcaaAATGCAGGCTGGGAGTTAATCTGCAGGTATATCTGCCAGTTACCCTCTATTTAAAAGTATTTGTCGTTGCTTCGGGGTTAATATTGTAGGAAATCATGAATAGGGGCAGTTTTGGGTGCAAATTCATCTTGAAACCTGTCCAGAATGGCTGTTCTGTGATTATTAAACATGTATCAATGAATGATGATGCTGTTTTTGTGGGGGCCGCACCTAAAGAGATCCATAACAAATCCTCGCTGTTCAAATGTTTGGCCGTATAAACGTGGAAGGTGGTGCCATTAAAGCATTTGTGCCTGCAGTATCCAGCCCCAACAGTTGGAAGAGCTCCTCTTAAGCTTGCGTCACTAAAAGTCTGAGTGAGATTGTGGTTGGTTGGTGTAATCCAATATGGACTGACCCTGATGGCCGAGTCCCCTCTGAACACTGATGGCTTTTCATCGTGGGTGGAGCCTGGActttaaaagcatcaaatctGCGCGTCAAACCCAATGATGGACGGTAGAGGTGGAATCCGTGACCCCATGGAAGTGCGAGTGTTCACCGCAAGAGCTGGGACTTTGGCGTTTCACTCCCTTCTCCACGGTCATGTGACATTTTTGTGAACAATATCCCATATTTGAAGCGAAGCTGTGTATCTGAGAACACATATTGTATAAGCACTccaaataaatcaaacaaaGCTATGGTGGTTGTGTCCATTAGACACAGGCATACTAGTACTAGTATACATGCGAGGACTCTTAATACCCCGTACGTTAAtctgaaacattaaaatgaaatgccTAAAACCAAACCCAAGTTGACTAATCATCTTAAACTTAAAATAAGCCTCCAAAAGCCATTTTAAcatgtgaggaccagccaaaatgtcctcactttgcaggtgAAATGTGGCTTCTAGTCCTCACTATTTTGCATGTacaaaaacaagcacacacgcacacacttgtCCCAAAATTGATTTAGTGAAATCAACAATGGAATCTGTGCCAGCAATCCTCTTTTGCTCAGTGGACCAAAGAACAGAAACTTTAAAGGTCAAATTGATGAGCACCACTCCCCTACTGAAAAAGGCTGCATTATAAAGCTATCAATCTATCTGCCTCCCCAGTTATGGGGGGGGTTAGCAATTTGGTAGATACAAAGACTGTATGTTTTTCCCCATCATAATGTTTGAAATGctacaataaaatgaaaagcCACGTGATTAACATTGGTATGTTTTACACGCTTGAAGTCGCTCAATAAGCACTTTAATCTATTTCAGTCCCGTTTGAGCGCGCAGGGGCCACTCTGTGTTTACGCACGTGAAACCCGACTCCTCGCTGATAAGTCTTAGCATGGATTAATGGTGTCGGGCCCATACGAGGACGCTTGTTCACACAGTGTGGACgagaaagagagaaaccagATGGAAGGAAAGAGTCACGGGGGGAGGAACGGAGCGACAGCAAAAGTCAGTGAACCCATCGATCCGTTTCCTCTTACGGTTTTGGCGTTCACGGACCGCCAGTGCCTGCACGGGTCGCTCTCTAGCGCCTCCCTCCTGTTGTTTCATCCCTCCCGGGCTGGTGCGGGAGATGGATGGGCTGAAGAGGCGCGGTGCTGCGTGTCGAGCGGGTAGTTCTTAGTTTTACTCCTCAGTAGAAAAGGACACAGGAGAAGTCAAAAAGAAAGATTTTGTATACTGGGTGGATGCTCTGAGCTAAAATAAAAGTTTAGCTTGAAAAACTGTGTGAATCAGTTAGAGCATTCAAGGAAatcaaaagggaaaaaagaaagtacAGTATCTGTTTATTTACTGATATTATGAATATACAAACTATAAAATCTATACAAAGTACACATCTCACTATTTAGTCTGAGTAAAAGAATTTGCAGTATGTATTTACAACCATGTAGCATCATAGAAGCTCCAGaatgtcaaaaataaaacatataggACTTAATTTCTGTAGGATTGATATTTAAGGACCGAGAACATGTCCCCTGAGCTTTAACGCCACAAGGCGGAGCTGCTCTTAGCGTTagcatctctctccctctctttagACAATTCCACTTCTATCTTTGCCTGGATTTTATCCCAGTCCACCTCAACctaaagagagaaaacacaaaaatgaaaagtcaGACACGGTGTTGTTTTGACACGATTGAGAAACAAACTGTGTTTTTGAGTAACTAGCACATCTAGAGGACAGGACTGTCTTTCGGCTCGGAGATCAACTTCTCTCAACAGTCTCGAAAAAGACGCCGTCCCAGCGGGATGCATCTATTAATGCGGTGCAGCAGACAGTGTCTATAACTCACCCCTTCAGCGTAGTGCATGAATCTCTTATTGTTCTCCTTCCTGCCAAATTTCTGCAGGAACTTCTCCCTGTAGGCCAGCACAGTGTCCACGTGAGTCTTGTGTTTGACTGCCAGCTCCAGCGCTCTGGAAAGAAAACCACGAGTTCAAGATATACATCCATCCAGCATGGAAAAACTTCACCGTAACTCACAACCAAACCCTTTTTTAATGGTGCTTTAATGCAAACAAACTCGAGCCTGTTTGTTTAATATTCCATCTCATCTGGGCTGGTGGAAAATTACAGCCCGGGGTCCTTCTTTTGTGGTGTATTAGGCCAACAAGCGAACCAGAGGATTTAGCGGGTGTTTTCTTTGGTTGCAACATGTGTTCCCGCAGGTATTCTGTACCTGTCCCAGTTGAAGAGGTCGATGTTGACTTGTATGGCCTGATAGATGAGTCCGGCCTGAAGATGAACAGCCTCGGCCTCCTGAATCTGGCCACTGAACAGCAGCAGGCGAGCTAAGTGCGACTCCTTGGACGGCTGCTCCTTTATGAATTTGATGTTTTGCACCTTGGGTAACTGAAAAATGAATTCGAGAGGATACGTTGGGCAAAACAATAATGTTTCTGACCACCTTTCATCTTTTTTCAACACTTACCTCCCCAATGGCGGCATACGCGATCTCGGCTGTGTTCAGCTCCCTGTTTGCCATGGCCATACCAGCAAGACACGCCCACAAAGAAGGGCTCTGTGACGGATTCATGGAGAGCCTTTCAGTCACAATGCAGAGTTCAAGGCATTCTAGATTTAGAATCGAAATTCTATTTCACATCATCGAAGGATTTAAGCTTCTCGGAAAGTGGCAGGATATAATTGAATGTATGATAGGATGCGGGTTTATCCCCAGGGATGTGGTGTGGCGTTGTTGCTACATCCTGCTCAAAGCTACACAGGATGTACAGTCGTCATTCTGTgtaccattaaaaaaaaggacaagcTAAACCCAGAAAAGCAGATATTTGCATAGGTGACATCACTCAACAAATGAGTCACTGCTTTGTTTTGTGTGGCCTCACACAGCTCCCTGTAATCGGCGCCTGTCACTAGGACAAACAGACGCTCAATATAAGAGGTGGGCGGCCTATCACGAAGGCTGGAGAGGTGCTTCAGTATTCAGGTGTCGACAAACGCCGCATCTCTGCATACAACCATGACGCTTGATGGTGCGTCACACTGCTCTCAGGTGAGGACAGGGGACAAGAGGAGTCCAGGAAGAGCGGTTGGTTGTCGCATTGCCTGGCACAAATCCTGTATGTGCATTTATGAGTAAGGTCTACGGGGGGCTACATCTGGTAAAGGGTGTCACCAGGCTAAGCGAAGGTAAATAACACCTGCTGACGTGTGCTCATAAACTGGTCTGCTACCTTTGCATTTGGGTCCCACTAAGGAAATATTAAATGCTAAAGCTGGGCAAACTAATCTTTTCCTTGCCGTGCCACACAGAGCTCCGGAGGGGTCTTACATTGGCAAAGCGGCAGAGCTGCACGGCGTCCTCCCAGCGTGCGGAGGCGCCGTATTCGTGCAGCATGGCCGGGTAGTGAGGCACGCTGCTGGGAACCAGTGAGCCGTCCCACTGGCGCAATGTCACTGTGATGCCAACGAAGCTCAGAATCTGCGGTGTACGTCCAAATTCCCTGTCAACAACACACTGTGTTAAAAATACAAATCAGATCCACCTGCGATAAGGCGGaccatggtgtgtgtgttcacccgCCATCCTTCAGGTGCAGCGTTTTGGGTATCAGGTCCTTGTCAGTAAAGACGATGCTTGGGTAGTACCACACGGTTAGTTGGCTGTCTTGGATACCACAGAGGATATTAGCGGCATCGTTCCAGGCGATACTGTGAACCATGCTGCCTACAGGTCAGAGAACACACATGTGTGTGGAAGGATGTTCACATGCCTGATTTCCCTCCTTCCCGTCTTACCGATTTTGCAAATTTTGGGCTCCTGACTGAGATGACGCACGAAGGCCAAGTGAAGGTCCCGGTTCTTGTCTATAAAGGCAATCTTTCGCTCCGCGGACGGTCCACACTGATCCAGAGcgatctccagcatctccagctaCATGTGAATAACGACAggcagaagagcagaggagtgAACGATGGAGGGATGACAAAAAACGTGACCTAGCAGTCTTTCTGACAAGTGTATTCAGACAGTGTCCAGAGGGGAgagatgtgtgtgagcatgtgtgtgtttggccaGAGCCAGCTGGCTGCGGTGCAGTGTCTGGGAGCTGTGGAGTGCTGGCAGAGAGGGCCACGCTGACAAACACTGAATACTGCTGAAACGCTACCTTCATGTATTTCCTTCCTCTCAACTTTTCTTTAACTCTCGGACTccaaagcacttcctgttttctttctgaTGTGTGTATTTAACACAAGCGCTGCGAGGGACCGACATTGAACGTTAGGCCGGACTCATCGCTCCGATTTTGTACATTGTTGTTGCTCAACATGTTTTTTCCACCTGATCctgtgtgtgtaatgtgatgGGGGCTTGATGCCTCAGCTCCAGTTCAAGAGAATTTCCTATGAAGGATTACTCTGAGCCAACAAGATGGAAGTCCAAGTTTTCAGCTCccaaagggaaaaagaagaagaaaagtgtgctaaatgaaaataaaagattcAAAGAATTGGATTTTATTACATTCACCATTTAGCTAAAAAGAAATCACAAAAAAAGCTGACTGAAGTGGGCTGAAAATGTGGCAGGATGGTGCAGGCTGTCTTAAAAACAATGGAGGAAAATGCTAATTCTGCCTGTTGAAATGACAGAGGATGTATATATAAGCGAATGTGTGTAACTTCTTTGGTTGAATAGCCTTGATGTTGATAAAACAAGTGAAATTAGATGCACAGAAGagtgaaaaacaaatgtttatcACTAGTAACAAAGCAGGAAGGCAACCGTCACTAGCCTGCCCAGATATCATTAGTAGAATACAGAATTCTACTTGATAAAGTAAAAACTGTCTGTCTCATGCAAAAGCACAGTCACAGATGTCTCTCCATCAACCTGtactgattttttatttttattttgcaaagATCATTTAACCGTTTGGTCTACACAGGCCAAGAGGATGATTTGAGTTCCTGCAGCCAGCTAATAGTTGTTGGAGTTTATTACTAAACTGTTCAGTAGATGTAACTCAGTCCAACACTGTAACTGATCATGCAAAGGCTCTATTGGTGCAGCCCACAGTCTTTAAATTATCCTGTAGATTGAGTCCCCACATAGGCAACTCAAAAGGTCAACTGAAACATTTAGCACAACATAAGAGATATACAAGGAATATAGACCGTGAAACATGTGGATGTTTGAATATCTGCTGACACGTGTCCATGTTGCAGAGCTACATGACTGAAAGGTTGTTGCACCAAGTGCCGGAATCCTCAGTATCACAGAGGGATGACTGCGGCGATTGCCTGATGCTAATCAGCAGTGACTGCATAAACAGTGGCTAAATTGGATTTATTCAAGATGTTTACAGCCCTTTAGATCATTGATAGTAGAACCTAACTCAGTTTAAACTAAGGGCTAAAATAAGATTCCCCAGTGAATAACGATCACCCACCTTGTGAGTTAAAGGCTTCCCATCGCCGAGCGGTTTGCCAGTTAGGGCATCAAAGAGAAGGATGActgagaggaaaagaaatagaattgaacaaaaacaaatagCAATTTTACTTTAAGGTTTCAGCAGAGACGATGGTTGTCCCTTCACCTTTTTCGTCACTCTTGTCCCGGATGGCAACGGTGTCGTTGCTCAGGGAGACGCCCTGAGCGTTGATGATGTCCACCCTCAGACCCAGGAACTTGGGGGCAGAGATGAGCTGACCCTCGTAGGAGAACACATACAGCCCAGCACCATCCACCAGCAGAAAATGTCTGTGGGAGAACggagggaggacggagagagGACGAGGGATAAGTGCACGGatacagcagagcaggaagggaTGATGAGAAACCGAGTGGAGTCCATCGACTGAGGTGGACATTATAAAAGGAACGACTTACTTAACAGGGGTCATCAAACTCAACTGTGATTTCAGAGCGGCCTGCAATTGATCCACTGCAGCTCTATACCGTATCAGGGTCACTGCGCTGGAGCGCTGTACAAGAGCTCCTCCATACTAATCTAATTTCTGCAAATGGTTGCACTCGACCTTACTCTATGATAGAGCAGGATGGTGCAGACCGCAGCCG is from Takifugu rubripes chromosome 11, fTakRub1.2, whole genome shotgun sequence and encodes:
- the ift80 gene encoding intraflagellar transport protein 80 homolog, which encodes MRLKTSLLQEPKHQDLVSCVGWTTADEVYSCSEDHQILKWNLLTNETTLVVKLPEDIYPLDLHWLPKTVGGKKQNQAEIFVLTSSDGKFHLASKAGRIEKSVEAHKGAVLAGRWNFDGTALVTAGEDGQIKIWSKSGMLRSTLASQGSPVFSVAWGPNSDRIIYTSGRQLVIKPLQPNAKVTQWKAHDGFVMKIDWNSVNDLILSGGEDCKYKVWDSFGRLLFSSSPHDYPITSLAWAPDGEVFSVGSFNMLHLCDKTGWSYAVEKTNTLSIFHLAWSADGTQLAGACSNGHVIFAHVVDQHWQWKNFEITLTKRRSMQVQNVMNDAVDVLEFRDRVIKASFAHGHLVVATSLQCYVYKSNNWNTPLIFDLKEGTVSLILQAQKHFLLVDGAGLYVFSYEGQLISAPKFLGLRVDIINAQGVSLSNDTVAIRDKSDEKVILLFDALTGKPLGDGKPLTHKLEMLEIALDQCGPSAERKIAFIDKNRDLHLAFVRHLSQEPKICKIGSMVHSIAWNDAANILCGIQDSQLTVWYYPSIVFTDKDLIPKTLHLKDGGEFGRTPQILSFVGITVTLRQWDGSLVPSSVPHYPAMLHEYGASARWEDAVQLCRFANSPSLWACLAGMAMANRELNTAEIAYAAIGELPKVQNIKFIKEQPSKESHLARLLLFSGQIQEAEAVHLQAGLIYQAIQVNIDLFNWDRALELAVKHKTHVDTVLAYREKFLQKFGRKENNKRFMHYAEGVEVDWDKIQAKIEVELSKERERDANAKSSSALWR
- the c15h3orf80 gene encoding uncharacterized membrane protein C3orf80, with the translated sequence MVPRVPGGGGGGATCGTTGTLLSACLLSACQALRSCGEVQCGDGQQCCPPIVAGNGSVSSAVRCCKLPIHIFFDNVGWFTRKLSGILILLLLFAMGYFIQRIICPRPRRHQQHDRSEEPSLFHGHASASQDSLLDRYPEYSVGGFASPNLPAYDEVKYLPTYEESMQEMHRDRSDDNLLLEDERGCPGRTGAGEPRRDVLEGSDPQHSPRTARNSV